Genomic window (Vigna unguiculata cultivar IT97K-499-35 chromosome 10, ASM411807v1, whole genome shotgun sequence):
TTTGATTGGTTTGAGATGGGGTGTATAACCATGTGATGCATTATATGATTAGGGTGAGGGTTTGGTATGGATTGTGTCATTGTCGATTTTATACTCAAATTTTGGTAGTCCATATGAATAGGAAGCATGATTCTGATGTTGCTTGCCATTACTTTGTATTGGAAGCGCTTGAACGATGTTTGACATTGGTGTTGAGTGAAGTGCATGCGGGAACAAACTCGAAACCCTGCAAGACTCGCCCAAGCGGGTCcatctcacctaagcgagagttgcagagtcTCAGATTGAGTTCTGGTTCGtgattctcgcctaggcgaccaagGAGTGGTTTGAGCGACATGGTCTctagctcaggcgagagacactcGCCCAACCGAGGTCGTGAAGTGACTTGGGAATTTTGGGcgcgatatctcgcccaggcgagaggttttGGGTTTTGAGCGATGGAcactctcgcccaggcgagagtgactcgcctaagcgagttttCGAAGTGCAGTGGTGTTGTTTTGTCGAAACTTCATCTAGGCGAGGTCTGTGTGTTGTTTTGGGCAAAGGTgtgactcgcccaggcgagaggatctcgcctaagtgagataacttggtgttgttgttgttttaagctcgctcaggtgAGGTGAGTTAGCCTAAGTGaggctgagggcttagcttgggcgagaagtccctagcttaagcgagttaaTGCGAATTACTATGTTTCTATGTGTTTGTGAGtgtgttttggttgtttatACTAAGGTTaggttgtatatgcatgtggtgtggtgtttgggcttggaggactaagtccaataagggtctgggatgtgcttggtggttggacacatgatggacatggaactggttgagttcccgtcggctactaatgggtgaggagtccttagtatggtgattgcatgtgtcgggcgtacgatgggcaaggaactgttatgttcccgtcggctactattgggcgaagagtccatagtatggtgattgcgtgcgtgccagggtccaagtatgagacttggatgttttactacagacgaggagtcggTAGGGCAGGATTATGAgtgggataggctcatagggttggaccacgaatgagttagtttcgtggaagcacaaggaagtcccaagacctagtacatgtatatgactcatgaaggactatgaggtcatggttgggttatttgaaaagtatgagaattttagttatgttattttgggttggggaacatatttatattcatgttttgtttatatatattgtgcataactCACcatttctgtgtgtgtgtggcgatgatcggatatcttgttatccgggagcagatgatgtgataggtgggccaggagatgcttagactcggagcgagggctagcagaggatatttttgtatatacatatagtatatgtttataattttgttttgagaaTTTTATGTAAACCTGGCGGGAGCCattgattttgtattttagttttatgaattatggactcctggttttatggctttatatattgtattttgaattttatttatttaatatcagtaatattccttagggatgttacacccaCCACTTCCATTAAACAACCTACACAGATCGAACTGGTAGCCACCTAACCCGAAGATGGAGTTGAAACCAACAACTCACAATCCAAGTCACGTTTCTCCAAGCTCAGTTTTGACACACGTGCATTAGAAATAAAGGAATGTGTTGCTCCGGAATCAAACAACACCAATACTACTTTACCAAACAATACCCGACTGTGTAGCCTCGATGGTGGTCAGGGCAAAGACTCTGCCAGCTGCTCTAGCTCGCTCTACTGGCAATGTTGCTGGTTTCTTCGCACTAGGACTCTTCTTTTCTGGGCAATTATTGGCGAAGTGTCCCGGTTTGTCGCATATAAAGCACTTGTGACAGTCGCCTGACCCTCCTACTCCGCCTGCCAGATGTGGACAATTCCTCTTCAGGTGGGGTCTGCCACACTGGTAGCAAGTGGGACCCTGAGAAGTCTGTGGTCGGCTGTACGACTTTTTCATCTGTCTAGCCTCCACGACACTTTTTTGATGTCGGCTCACAATAGGACCAGGGCCCTTCTGCAGGTGTTCAACACTCTTGGCCTGTTCCACCAAGACTGGGAATCTTCTCTCTCTCAAGGGCGTCACCACCTTCTTTAACTCATGTTTGAGTCCTCGCTCAAACTTAAAGCACCTCCATTCCTCAGTAATATTTTGCGAGGAGTATCTCGTCAGATGCTCAAACTTGTTGACATACTCCTGCACTGACATATCCCTTTGCTGCAGTGCAAGGAACTCTGCCTCCATGTCCTGTCTAGCGGTATCTGGaaaatatttctccaggaaACGAGTCCTGAAGTTGGCCCATGTCACCGGATCCTCCCGAGTCTCCATTTGTTGTTGCATACCTGTCGACCAATATTTTGCATCCTCATTCAGCAGATAGGTAGCAAAGAGAAGTTTCTGCTCATCCTCACAATTCATCACCCTGAAAATCTTCTCACATTTGTGGAGCCATGCATCCGCTTCATCAGGAGAGGCTTTGCCAGTGAACTCTGCTGGCTTGTGGCACAAGAAGTCCTCCACGGTCGGCACCCTGATTGGTGCAATCACCGTTCTAGGCTGCGCTGCTACGGGTGgctgcatcgcatccaccatccgGTGAATAGCCTCAGCGATGTCATCCGCACCACTACTCCTCCTCTTCCTGTTAGCAGCTATAACTTAGATACGCCACATCACAACTGTTATAAATCAATCACTTAGTCAACAAAAACCACACACATCTTTTCAACATTCAACACACAAACATGCAACAAACAACCACATCGATAAACTCACTTCCCACTAgccccaaaatattttaaaaatattttcaaaacttttgctctgataccaattgtaacattcctaaggaatattactaatatataataaataaattctgaaatgaaataaattccacatttataaataaaccacttcccaaaaacgcgggaaattcaAATCTTTTATACAATGCAATAAATACCGGAGTCCATAATTATAAAAccgttataaaattaaaatggcTCCCGAAGGTtacataattatctcaaaactaaaatagtaaacatatatacaaaaatcCCATGTTATCCCTCGCTCCGAATCTAAGCATCTCTtggcccacctgtcaaatcatctgctcccgaataacaagttatccgatcatcgccacacacacacagaaagggtgagctatgcacaatatataaaccaatacatgaaataaatatgccacccatccccaaaataacataaataatatttcatgcttttcaaataacccaaccatgacctcatagtccttcatgagtcatatccatgaactaggtcttgggacttcactgtgctcccacaaaactaactcattcgtggtccaaccctataagcctatcccgctcatagtcctgccctacagactcctcgtctgtagtaaaacatccaagtctcatacttgAACCTTGGCACACACGCAATCatcatactatggactcctcgcccaatagtaatCGACGGGAACATATcaattccttgcccatcgtgcgcccgacacatgtaatcaccatactaaggacttctcgcccattagtagccgacaggaactcaaccagttccatgcccatcatgtgtccaaccaccaagcacatcccagacccctattggacttagtcattcaagcccaaacaccacaccacatgcatatacatcctATACTTAGAATAAAGCAGCCAAATCACACACATAAGCACATACAAACATGGAActtcgcataaactcgcttaagctagggactcTCGCCGAAGCTAGACcctcagtctcgcttaggctagtccacctcgcctgagcgagcttaaaacagtgGCATAAACACGTTACCTTGCTTAGGCAAGatcatctcgcctgggcgagccatACCATCGCTCAAAATAACCCCCACCTCGCCTAACGAGGATTCAAGCAAGCAAAACTCAAttctcatcgcgacctcgcttaggcgagtcgttctcgcctaagcgagcatcTTGTCGCTCAGAACCCCAAtgcatctcgcctgggcgagatatcgcgCTCAGGACACTCAGGTCACTTCGcatcctcgcttaggcgatTGTCTCTCGCCCGAGCGAGAGACAAGTCTCTCAACCCTGATACGGGGTCACCTAGGTGAGAAACGCAATACAGAAAGCAAAAACGAGGTTCTGCAACTCTCGTTTAGACGAGAtacactcgcttgggcgagacttgcagagttcTCCCTCTGTTTACGCATACATACCATCCAAAACCATACCAAACCAATCCACAATTATACTAAAACGTAATACAACAGTACCAAACAATTCATACCCAAAAGTACAACGTATACACATGGTATAAGCACATTTGAATCACCAAAAAAATACAGGTTTGGCCACAATCAACCCTTACCGTACCCTAACACCCTCCTTCCCAAAACATACAATGCACAAAGCTTTCTGCATAATATCAATTACACCAATTTTTCAATCCTAGTACCTATAATATACAATTCATATCTTACCCAATCAATTTGAGACTAAAACAACACAGAATCACAATCAGAATTTATATACACATAaaacagctcccctaacctgaatgtTTGATTGAGATTGGGAAGAAAAGTGAGATTCATGGGTTTGCCAATGATTTGCCACAAACTCTCTCTCAAGTCAGCCCCTTACACACCCAAAACCTCAATTTCGTGCTCCTCTCTATACCAATTCACCacactgccaaaacccttccctttaCCTGCTAGGTTCTCTCTACCTTTCCACATTCATTCCAAACTaagtttagtaaaaataaaagttaagttCTAtttaccaaggtttgaactcatgaccctccactcataatgccaaagcacaaccaccaTGCCAATTTATATTTAGTAATACACTCCAATCAATATAAGTTTACATTGCCAATTCtatactcatacatattattaaaaataaaaaataaaacaacaacacaataaTTGGcgtacataggactcaaacccaagtcctctcacacaatcaaagtactttcaaccacatgagctagtacttttccacatcacaccaaacaataattaatgtcataaagacaCTTTCTAcccacattaattaattaattaattatttaattaattaattttcacgggtcttacaaatcAAGGTTGGCTCTCCCACTCcttgatttttgtttgaggTGTATATTGGTAATCCCATAATACTTTAGGTAATTCTTTTACCCATCGTCCTTTCACGATTCTGAGATGTTTCTTGAGTTTGGTCAAAATAATTTGAactaattatgcctttggtccccatttttgtacgaaaatcacaaaatggttccccaattttatttttctcaattaggttcttaatttgaaaatttgataatatttagtcctttttgttaatatattacTAACAACGTTAAATATGTGTCATGTGTCATTTTGTggcttttttttaatttaatttaatttaattttttattttatttatttttagttttaaaaaaatcatgtgtCAAGTCAACGTTGCGCCACGTGACAGTGGCAATATGATATAACACTAGGGCAACTTCATGAACCAGCCCAAGGCTGCTCCTTTTAGCAAGGTGGGGAAGACCTTACACTAGATGGTGTAGTCATTAGTGTATAAGCTAACTTGGTTGACGTATATGTCTATGTGCTCGTCAAGGTCCATTGACACATTGTATTTTTTGAATGTCAAGATTTTCTAGTTAGCAAAGAGTTGAGTCTCCATTATTCCCTCTACGAAGGGATGTCATTTTACTGATGCACCGAAGGTGGCATATGAGGTCAGTTTCCTGTTGTGGTGAAATTGTAACTTTGCTTGTTTGTTGGTGTTACCTTGTCCGTCCTATGAGAATTCACTTAACTCGGGTTGCGAATGGGGAGTGGTTTTTCTTGCTCAAGCTTTTGCTTTATAcacacattttttgtttttaacgCTCTTATTTCTTTAGCACTTTTTCGTTTTAAGGACTCATTTATCTTCCCAACTCAACAAGGATTGCAGCATGATCCTTATGCTTATCTTCAACTTGTTCCTGACTTGTCATTCTCCTTGTAGTGCCCATAAGGTGTGTAAAGATCTTTCGACCCTACAGTAGGCACCAAACTGTTCTTACAAGGAACAAGGGATCTAAGCACACCTTCATGTCTTCAATTAGAAATCTTCCCTCTTCTTTAAGTCTTCTCGACACCAAGCACTTCCTTAGCTTTTAGCCTTCTCGGCTTATCGAATGTACTTAGAGAAGACATTTTGATGCTCAAGTAAGTTTTTGGTCAATTCGGGTGTAAGCaagaaatacaaaatttatgaaCCACCTACCTTTCACCCGTGTAGTAAAGCATTTTGGCCACGGTTATTTTGGCTCTGTGGCTTCGATTCTACACCCGAAGTATAACAGATAGTTGATACCCGCAAGTCGTGGGTGTTTTAATACCCATTAATGAATGAGTCGAATGCGAATATCATACTATTCGTACCCGTGAGTATTTGTtactcataaaaaattaaaatttaatttattttttattaagttaaatttaattaaaattaaaatttaatttatattttattggattaaatttaatttaaatcaaactttaatttatatttaattttataattttttgtaatttcattctaaaaattataaaatatctatttttaaatattcacaagtatccacgggtacccacaagttttaaaatatccgctgatattttttaaataggtaccCGACGAATAAATAGGCGAGTAGCAGATGTATTCTTTCGTTATAGGTCGGATTGTAGATAGACATTATCTGTACCCTACCCGACCCATTACCATCTAAGGAGAAACCAAACGAAGTTcttatcatttcatttaaattggaTGTTGTGGTTATGTTTAGTTTTCTAATTATAAACTTGTTTTTCATCAAAGAAGGACGTCTTTGAACATCATGTGTGCAACGAGAATCATAATAAGGGTGGGAAAGCCTCGAACTTCTAATCCCATAACTGGATTAACcgtttttgacatttttttcttcGAGAACATAGTAAAGGACAATGTTGTTggtagggatgtcaacagggCGAGTAAGGTATGGGTAGTAGCTCCTcctaccctacccgctggataaatatttgccccgtacccgtatccatatctgtcgggtatccgttatgcgggtacccacaTAACTTTTTAATATCCACAAATATCTACCGGTACCTGccggtatttacaaaaaaaataaatataaatatttaacaacatattttaatcataaatttaaataaaatacaatacataacattcataaattttaaacaaagtccaaataactcatttaaatagtgttgaataacaatttataaagaaatattttttttaaaactaattgataaaaaaaataacccattcaaaattaatatgttaatattttaatcatgttattttatttttttaatttaaattagagtatagcgggtacgagtatccacaGATATGGATATATGATACACGTACCCATCACGTTGACAtgcgggtattaaaaatacatgtACCTGTTATCCGCGTGtattcatttacaatatttatttcctaTCCATTGTAGATTTTATCCGCTAATACCCGcaggtacggatttttttgacatccctagttgttggtaataaaaaataatataagtagtaatttaaaaaagtataatttttccaTGCGTAAAAGATAGATAATAAAacttatacaaaatttaaatattaaaattatacttaatttaAGTGTAATGTTTTTAGCCCAAAATTAATTTCCGTGAGTGCGGTGTAAGCGATACTAAACTTGTTCACGTGTTCTTGGATTTGAAGTTTgtatatgtaaaaattatactttgaaAGTCAAACCTCACTAAAAAGGTGGTCTACAAGGTTTATGTAGCAGATTAATCATCAAAGAAGTCGATGAATGATGTCTTCAAATAGTAAGGTtacttgaaaaaataaataaccttcttttgaatcaaattacaataaaagaaatcttctacataaaaattgggAAATTAGTCACATATGTAGTAAATGTTGAATTTGTTACGGTCCTTCTTCTAAAATGCTCTGCTTCTACATCTTATGAAGGACACATATCCAACACAGGCTTCAAAGGCTAAAAACTCCAACTATTGATTAGAAAATAAGATAATGTTAGATATTTTAAAAGAGATACAACACTAATGAGACATAAACCCAACCCTCACATACGGGATTGACACTATCtctaatccaaaattttaagacaatggaTTTATAGATCTTCATCTTTATATAgtgttcaactttctcatttttttttaatatagaacTTAGATTCACATTTGGATTCCCAACAAATAAGTTCCCTTCAAAACAAAGGAATACCACAACAAAACACAATATGGCGACATGGATAAACAAGTGCATATAACAAGGGCTTTCCTTATGAGCCAAAAGAGGAAGCGCAACTACATGGTAGATTGGACACTAGAAATGTAACTCGACAAAGATAAGTAAATTGCAAATATCCCAACCCTGCTTCTCTCCACCCTCCATGGTTGATCTTCATGAAAATACATGTAAAACTTACAAAAGCATGATTAAAAATTCAACAGTGTTCTAACTTCAAGTCCATTAAGATAATGTCGTTAGAGTCAATCATCGCATCTGAAGTATTGTCTATTTTGGAACCCAAAACTCCAATCacgattttattcataaaaggCGCTTCAAAGAAATATGTGAAACTATTGGATGTATCGGAACAAGTCTCCCAGACGAGGTTTAAGGGGAACTAGGATTTGTCTTTGAAACTATTTTTCCATTCCTTCTAGCTTAGGGCTAAGGAAACGAGTTCgtctttgaaatttcattttcattcccATGGACAAGACTATTGTACCGATATTAAGTCTATTGAGATAACATTGCTAAGGTTAATTACCATTAAAAAACAGATCGACAAAATCTATATGTTTCCATAACAACTTTACGACACATGGCAATCCCAAAAAACTAACGGATTTCAATTAACAAtaagatttgaaataaataatctattaagaaagaaaatatgtatGCCGGGATAAGTAATCTTGTATTATAAGAGTTGCTCACATTGAGAATGCACAAATTTGTTAAGCAATGATCATTCTTACCAAGTTTCAGTTCCTCGAAGCTTTCTTCAAAATAGGATGCATCTAATGTTTCATTCAACCTCAAGTATGCATCACAATATGCTTTACAACACACTGTTTCCACCTTGACTCTGAACCCTCAAGTGCATCCACCATATGGAAAAGTTTGTTTCAAATTAACTGCATAGTGAATGCTGTATAGAACCAAGCTCTATATGTAAGACTCAAattctatgaaaaaaaaatgcagagaCAGATAGTTAGTTCTTTGTTTTACCAGAGAACAACTCAGTAAGAGTATCCCAGTTGGCTAGAACTTGAATGGACCTAAACATCCAGCATTTAGTTAGTAGTTCCAAAATATCTGGTCCCTTCTGTAATGTTTCTTGAGATACTTTTGTATCAAAGCACGGTAAGTCCATTTCCTTTGTTGTGTCTTAAACTCCAAAAATGCTTCAGAACTCATTTGAAAGTCCCCTTTACCTAAGGCCTCATACACAAACGGATCTGTCAACAACATTGGAGAATGATCCAAGTTCATTTTGTTCAGAACAAAGTCCAAGTTCCTTCCAAGCCCTCTATCCAAGTATGCATCAACTACACACCCAAAAGTAACTAGATCAGGAATGACCCTCTCATGTTCCATATGTTCAATGCTAAGGTGAAGATCCCAGAACAAAGCCATCCTTGAGAAGGCTAAAGCACGAATATTAAAGGTTGTAATATCAGGACGGAACCCAGATTCCACCATTTGTAGAAATTCTTTCTGCAAGCTTTTCATCTTGAAATTTGCAGCATAAGAAAGTAACAAAAGGTTCCATATCAGATTTCCGACATCTTTCCTACCTAGACCAACATCTCTTAGGAACTCACCCAATTCATAGAATTGTCTGTCCCTTGTATATGCAGAGGCCATGGCCCGAATCACTTCCCTCTCTATCATAAATCTCGATCTCTTTAACCGCCCATAAGCATGCTCCATGTCTTTCAAAGAACCAAAAATGCTATAATACAAAACAAAAGCATTAGCAGTTTTAGAAGAGACATGAACACCTCTTGAAGCCATTTCCTTTGCCATATCTTCCATTAACTCAAGCTGTCCTTCTCTTCCAAAACAAGAGATAGCCAACGAGTAAACATTAGGTAATATACTGAATTTCCTCATATCCACATAGCGTAGGATATTGACCACTTCATCGAATTTTCCATGTTTTGCATAAGCATCAAATAGTCTTGAAATAAATTCAACAGAAGGTACAAAAGAACTATATAGGAGCTGCTCCCATGTAGTCTGTGCTTGAGGAAAGAGACCATTTTCTGTGTAATGTAGCATCAAAACACACAAAGAAGTCTGTTTTGGCATAGAAACATCAACTTTGGTATCATGAAAAACCCCATCAGATTGAGGAAACATTCTTTTCCTACTATTGTTTTGAACCAATGAAGAACTATCTACACTGCTGTGTGTACCATCAAAAGCTCTTTTTTCATTCCTCCTCCAGATTATCTGTTCAACGCACAtcccaaaatatataaaatactggAAAACACTAAAAAGTCTCTCATCCAATTATAGATTTCTACATAACtgacttttataataattaatttaaaatccaTACATAAAGTGATTCTTAATTGGTTGACTTGAgcatataacaaaaaaaaaactgaaaagatTTCATAAATTCAAGAGTAAATAGCTCATATAaagattgtttttttaatatcataagCAGATATGTACaatacatttgttaattttcacAGTAATTTCCTAAACAAATACCCATTGCGTTTTCAAGAGTGGggattcttaaaaattaaactcaaaTTCAAAGAGCAGTTGACACAGatgaatttggtccctattgAAACAGCCCGCAGGAAAAATCAAAGATCAAATTCAAGACAAAAAGCATATGGGCTTATACTAAATATGGGCACTCTAAGAGCATGCTTGGATCAAATAAACAAAGAATTCTTAAAGAAGTGATAAAAAGTGGAAAACCTTGTTGTGTTGTTGAGGAGCGCCACTGGGAGAGTCCTTCAGCAGAATGGACATACGAGAAGAGGGGAGTGTTAAAGAATTTATTTCCATTGAAAACGAGGATGTTGCAAGAGTTCAAGGAAGAAGAAATCATGTGAACAGTGAGTGAGTGAATCGAAGATGTTTTTACGCAAAAACCTTGTCTTTGTTTTGTGTGAGGTTGTTAGAGTCCAGGCCAACCAATAACTAGGACCCTTATCTGTTTAATGATGCTTTCAGAAACCCATTTT
Coding sequences:
- the LOC114165494 gene encoding uncharacterized protein LOC114165494, which produces MVDAMQPPVAAQPRTVIAPIRVPTVEDFLCHKPAEFTGKASPDEADAWLHKCEKIFRVMNCEDEQKLLFATYLLNEDAKYWSTGMQQQMETREDPVTWANFRTRFLEKYFPDTARQDMEAEFLALQQRDMSVQEYVNKFEHLTRYSSQNITEEWRCFKFERGLKHELKKVVTPLRERRFPVLVEQAKSVEHLQKGPGPIVSRHQKSVVEARQMKKSYSRPQTSQGPTCYQCGRPHLKRNCPHLAGGVGGSGDCHKCFICDKPGHFANNCPEKKSPSAKKPATLPVERARAAGRVFALTTIEATQSGIVW
- the LOC114165094 gene encoding pentatricopeptide repeat-containing protein At3g42630 produces the protein MEINSLTLPSSRMSILLKDSPSGAPQQHNKIIWRRNEKRAFDGTHSSVDSSSLVQNNSRKRMFPQSDGVFHDTKVDVSMPKQTSLCVLMLHYTENGLFPQAQTTWEQLLYSSFVPSVEFISRLFDAYAKHGKFDEVVNILRYVDMRKFSILPNVYSLAISCFGREGQLELMEDMAKEMASRGVHVSSKTANAFVLYYSIFGSLKDMEHAYGRLKRSRFMIEREVIRAMASAYTRDRQFYELGEFLRDVGLGRKDVGNLIWNLLLLSYAANFKMKSLQKEFLQMVESGFRPDITTFNIRALAFSRMALFWDLHLSIEHMEHERVIPDLVTFGCVVDAYLDRGLGRNLDFVLNKMNLDHSPMLLTDPFVYEALGKGDFQMSSEAFLEFKTQQRKWTYRALIQKYLKKHYRRDQIFWNY